One genomic region from Euzebyales bacterium encodes:
- a CDS encoding NUDIX hydrolase, with translation MSDDRDTRAPDTRFDVVDSTVTHEGVMSTLRVDRVAMPGGRLASREVAQRPDAVAVVPLTDDGEVVMVRQYRHPVGRYELEIPAGLLDVEGEAEADAAQRELAEEVGMTAGTLERLTRFLNSAGWTDEATTLFVGRDLRPATPDDDFVAEAEEADMEVLRVPLAEAVALVRTGAVTDAKTVIGLLLVGCDARDDL, from the coding sequence GTGAGCGACGACCGTGATACGCGTGCGCCGGACACACGGTTCGACGTGGTCGACTCCACCGTGACCCACGAGGGCGTGATGTCGACGCTGCGGGTCGATCGGGTCGCCATGCCCGGTGGGCGCTTGGCGTCGCGCGAAGTCGCGCAACGGCCCGACGCGGTCGCGGTCGTCCCGCTGACCGACGACGGCGAGGTCGTCATGGTGCGGCAATACAGGCATCCGGTCGGCCGGTACGAGCTGGAGATCCCCGCCGGCCTGCTCGACGTGGAGGGTGAGGCGGAGGCCGACGCGGCGCAGCGGGAGCTCGCCGAGGAGGTCGGCATGACCGCCGGGACGCTCGAGCGCCTGACGCGCTTCTTGAACTCGGCCGGATGGACCGACGAGGCAACGACGCTGTTCGTCGGTCGCGACCTGCGCCCCGCGACGCCCGACGACGACTTCGTCGCCGAGGCCGAGGAGGCGGACATGGAGGTGTTGCGCGTCCCGCTGGCCGAGGCGGTCGCGCTGGTGCGCACAGGGGCCGTCACCGACGCCAAGACCGTGATCGGGCTGCTGCTCGTCGGGTGTGACGCCCGGGACGACCTCTAG
- the aroA gene encoding 3-phosphoshikimate 1-carboxyvinyltransferase, with amino-acid sequence MTARGSTAALEVVPAGPVGGRVRAPASKSVTNRALVTAALATGVSTLRAPLDSDDSTAMRDCLRALGAVVDLTAEHWRVTGTGGDIASPHAPLDARLSGTTARFVTAVCALGRHGGEVTGHAPLRRRPIRPLVDALRSLGAKADDTDGGLPVRIAGGGLVGGTVEVDVSGSSQFGSAVLLVAPYARADVVCRFRGRTAADYIALTVDLMRSWGAQVDDRPDGWRVRAGSGYLARSVDVEYDASAAAHLHALAAASGGSVTVTNAVPTRQPDAGAVEVLAAFGCEVARRSVGVTVTSTGALRPVDVSLAAMPDQVSTFGALAALAPGTSVLRDVGVARMHETDRLEALTTELGRLGVEVEQAPDTLTIHGGGARGPATLRTHDDHRLAMAFAAIGSRVAGVTILDPGCVAKTYPAFWDDARALGCDLRHRGGEVVP; translated from the coding sequence GTGACCGCGCGGGGTTCCACGGCTGCGCTCGAGGTCGTGCCGGCCGGCCCCGTCGGCGGACGGGTGCGCGCGCCAGCGAGCAAGAGCGTCACCAACCGTGCTCTCGTCACGGCCGCCCTCGCGACGGGTGTTAGCACCCTGCGAGCGCCGCTCGACAGCGACGACAGCACGGCCATGCGTGACTGCCTCCGGGCGCTCGGTGCCGTCGTCGATCTCACTGCGGAGCACTGGCGGGTCACCGGCACAGGCGGTGACATCGCGAGCCCGCACGCGCCACTTGACGCCCGCCTGTCAGGCACGACCGCCCGGTTCGTCACCGCGGTGTGTGCGCTCGGGCGGCACGGTGGCGAGGTCACCGGGCACGCGCCGCTGCGGCGCCGCCCGATCCGCCCGCTGGTCGACGCGCTGCGCTCGCTCGGCGCCAAGGCAGACGACACCGACGGCGGCCTGCCGGTGCGCATCGCCGGCGGTGGGCTCGTGGGAGGCACGGTCGAGGTCGATGTGTCGGGGTCGAGCCAGTTCGGCAGCGCTGTGCTGCTGGTCGCCCCCTACGCGCGGGCAGACGTCGTCTGCCGGTTCCGGGGACGGACGGCGGCCGACTACATCGCGCTGACCGTCGACCTGATGCGGTCGTGGGGCGCGCAGGTCGACGACCGGCCCGACGGCTGGCGGGTCCGTGCCGGCAGCGGCTACCTGGCGCGCAGCGTCGACGTCGAGTACGACGCCAGCGCCGCGGCGCACCTCCACGCCCTCGCCGCCGCGTCCGGCGGCAGTGTCACCGTGACCAACGCGGTGCCGACACGCCAGCCCGACGCCGGTGCCGTCGAGGTCCTCGCCGCGTTCGGCTGCGAGGTCGCGCGTCGGTCGGTCGGCGTCACCGTGACGTCCACCGGAGCGCTGCGGCCGGTGGACGTGTCGCTGGCGGCCATGCCGGACCAGGTGTCGACGTTCGGGGCGCTCGCGGCCCTGGCGCCCGGAACGTCCGTGCTGCGTGACGTCGGCGTCGCGCGCATGCACGAGACGGACCGGCTCGAGGCGCTCACGACCGAGCTCGGCCGCCTCGGAGTCGAGGTCGAGCAGGCCCCCGACACCCTGACCATCCACGGCGGCGGAGCGCGCGGCCCCGCCACGCTGCGGACGCATGATGATCACCGGCTGGCGATGGCCTTCGCGGCGATCGGGAGCCGCGTCGCCGGTGTGACGATCCTGGATCCGGGCTGCGTGGCCAAGACGTACCCGGCGTTCTGGGACGACGCCCGCGCGCTGGGCTGTGACCTGCGGCATCGGGGCGGCGAGGTCGTCCCATGA
- the scpB gene encoding SMC-Scp complex subunit ScpB: MTDPDTELDPELRLGLEAILLVVEEPVPANTLAQVLEIGEQKVVDGLRQLRREYLDDGHGFVLREVGGGWRLYTAPQAAEYVERWVTRGRTGSLSRAALETLAIVAYKQPVTRATISQIRGVDADGAVRTLLSRDLIEAIGREDTPGQPVLYATTTTFLEQIGLGSVAELPALGVFAPPGPPPDEPPLDGYRQARRDVGRVATPTSDDHTS, encoded by the coding sequence ATGACGGACCCGGACACCGAGCTCGATCCCGAGCTGCGGCTCGGACTGGAGGCGATCCTGCTGGTCGTCGAGGAGCCCGTACCTGCGAACACGCTGGCGCAGGTCCTCGAGATCGGTGAGCAGAAGGTCGTCGACGGCCTGCGACAGCTGCGGCGCGAGTACCTCGACGACGGCCATGGCTTCGTCCTGCGTGAGGTCGGCGGCGGGTGGCGCCTGTACACGGCGCCGCAGGCCGCAGAGTACGTCGAGCGGTGGGTCACGCGGGGACGGACGGGCAGCCTGTCACGGGCAGCGCTGGAGACGCTGGCCATCGTTGCCTACAAGCAGCCGGTGACGCGGGCGACCATCTCGCAGATCCGCGGCGTCGACGCCGACGGAGCCGTGCGCACGCTGCTCAGCCGCGATCTGATCGAGGCGATCGGACGGGAGGACACACCCGGGCAGCCTGTGCTCTACGCGACCACGACGACGTTCCTGGAGCAGATCGGCCTGGGCTCGGTCGCTGAGCTTCCCGCCCTCGGCGTGTTCGCGCCTCCGGGACCCCCGCCGGACGAGCCGCCGCTCGACGGCTACCGGCAGGCCCGCCGCGATGTCGGCCGTGTGGCGACGCCCACCTCTGACGACCACACGTCGTGA
- a CDS encoding thymidine phosphorylase: MTHDSGLLPSELIARKRDGHELSEPQLRTLIEGMLAGDVGEAQIAALLMAGVIRGFTTNEARALTTILWESGETLDLSSLSGPTIDKHSTGGVGDGTTLLVAPLVAAAGGQMVKLSGRGLGHTGGTLDKLEAIPGFDVDLDPRRMLEIVERVGCVVAAQTDRLVPADRVLYALRDLTATVESTALIASSVMSKKLAAGASTIVLDVKAGDGAFMADTQAAEELATLCVELAQSAGRRCAALVTDMDQPLGRQIGNALEVSEAISLLQGAPTGRLAEVAVELATLALSEARPQEGGSGAADAVRQDLIRRWEKGEALERLEQMIAGQGGDPEVCNDPASILPSASVQREVVATAGGTMQRISARRIGEAVARLGAGRARKGDDVDPAVGIVLEVEVGDRIDAGQRVAQVHARSAEAAQRAVDSVQAAIALGDAGPREVVLSRVLLG; the protein is encoded by the coding sequence GTGACCCACGACTCCGGACTGCTGCCCAGTGAGCTGATCGCCCGCAAGCGCGACGGTCACGAGCTGAGCGAGCCTCAGCTGCGGACGCTCATCGAGGGCATGCTGGCCGGTGACGTTGGCGAGGCGCAGATCGCGGCGCTGCTGATGGCGGGGGTCATCCGCGGGTTCACGACCAACGAGGCCAGGGCGCTCACGACGATCCTGTGGGAGAGCGGCGAGACCCTCGACCTGTCGTCGCTGTCGGGGCCGACGATCGACAAGCACTCGACCGGCGGGGTCGGCGACGGCACAACCCTGCTGGTCGCGCCACTGGTCGCCGCGGCCGGCGGCCAGATGGTCAAGTTGTCGGGGAGGGGGCTGGGGCACACGGGCGGTACGCTCGACAAGCTCGAGGCGATCCCCGGCTTCGACGTCGACCTCGACCCGCGCCGCATGCTCGAGATCGTCGAGCGTGTGGGGTGCGTGGTCGCCGCCCAGACCGACCGGCTGGTGCCCGCTGACCGCGTGCTGTACGCACTGCGGGACCTGACCGCGACGGTCGAGTCGACCGCGCTGATCGCCTCGTCGGTCATGTCGAAGAAGCTCGCCGCCGGTGCATCGACGATCGTCCTCGACGTCAAAGCGGGGGACGGGGCGTTCATGGCGGACACGCAGGCGGCCGAGGAGCTCGCGACACTCTGCGTCGAGCTCGCCCAGAGCGCCGGTCGCCGGTGCGCTGCGCTCGTGACGGACATGGACCAGCCACTCGGTCGTCAGATCGGCAACGCGCTGGAGGTCTCGGAGGCGATCAGCCTGCTGCAGGGTGCGCCCACGGGGCGTCTCGCCGAGGTGGCGGTGGAGCTGGCGACCCTCGCGCTGAGCGAGGCCCGGCCGCAGGAGGGCGGCAGCGGTGCGGCCGATGCGGTGCGCCAGGACCTGATCCGCCGGTGGGAGAAGGGCGAAGCGCTCGAGCGCCTCGAGCAGATGATCGCCGGCCAGGGCGGCGACCCGGAGGTGTGCAACGATCCCGCGTCGATCCTGCCGTCGGCGTCGGTGCAGCGCGAGGTCGTGGCGACGGCAGGCGGCACCATGCAGCGGATCTCCGCACGCCGGATCGGCGAGGCGGTCGCGCGCCTCGGGGCCGGTCGAGCCCGCAAGGGCGACGACGTCGACCCCGCGGTCGGAATCGTGCTCGAGGTCGAGGTCGGGGACAGGATCGATGCCGGGCAGCGGGTCGCACAGGTCCACGCGCGCTCCGCGGAGGCCGCGCAGCGCGCGGTCGACAGCGTGCAGGCGGCGATCGCCCTCGGCGACGCCGGGCCCCGTGAGGTCGTGCTCTCGCGGGTGCTGCTCGGGTGA
- a CDS encoding CTP synthase → MAKHILITGGVSSSLGKGITAASLGRLLKARGLRVTLQKLDPYVNVDPGTMNPFEHGEVFVTEDGGETDLDLGHYERFVDENLRRESSVSTGQIYSSVIAKERRGDYLGRTVQVIPHITDEIKARILALADDADVVITEVGGTVGDIEGLPFLEAIRQLRHDVGRENICYVHVALVPFIGPTGELKTKPAQHSVRELRSIGIQPDAVVCRSDRPLSAELKRKIAMLSDVDLEGVVSAHDAESIYAVPLRLREEGLDDFIVGRVGLDPTVEPRMDEWAAMVARAMHPDDTVRIALVGKYTSLPDAYLSVVEALGHAGVHHGVDIDLCWVPSDELIDHVTAERMLASAHGVLVPGGFGVRGIEGKIAAARLTRQRHIPYLGICLGLQVAVVEFARHVVGLPEANSSEFEPETPDPVVHLMADQHSVVEKGGTMRLGTYPCRVMPGTRAAAVYNEPVVYERHRHRWEVNNRYRTRLEAAGMRFSGLSPDGRLVEMIELDDHPWFVGCQFHPEFLSRPDRPQPLFDGFVAAARERMLAQAGRLPDPATFQEMAS, encoded by the coding sequence AGGCGCGCGGGCTGCGGGTCACCCTGCAGAAGCTCGACCCGTACGTCAACGTCGACCCCGGCACCATGAACCCGTTCGAGCACGGTGAGGTCTTTGTGACCGAGGACGGCGGCGAGACCGACCTCGACCTGGGTCACTACGAGCGCTTCGTCGACGAGAACCTGCGCCGCGAGTCGAGCGTGTCGACCGGGCAGATCTACTCGAGCGTCATCGCCAAGGAGCGCCGGGGCGACTACCTGGGGCGGACGGTGCAGGTGATCCCTCACATCACCGATGAGATCAAGGCCCGCATCCTCGCGCTCGCCGACGATGCCGACGTCGTGATCACCGAGGTCGGTGGCACGGTGGGTGACATCGAGGGCCTGCCGTTCCTCGAGGCCATCCGGCAGCTGCGCCACGACGTCGGCCGGGAGAACATCTGCTACGTCCACGTTGCGCTCGTGCCGTTCATCGGCCCGACGGGTGAGCTCAAGACCAAGCCGGCGCAGCACTCGGTGCGTGAGCTCCGCAGCATCGGCATCCAGCCCGACGCGGTCGTGTGCCGCAGCGACCGGCCGCTGTCGGCCGAGCTCAAGCGCAAGATCGCCATGCTGTCCGACGTGGACCTCGAGGGGGTCGTGAGCGCGCACGACGCCGAGTCGATCTACGCCGTGCCGCTGCGGTTGCGCGAGGAGGGCCTCGACGACTTCATCGTCGGCCGCGTCGGCCTGGACCCTACCGTCGAGCCCCGCATGGACGAGTGGGCCGCGATGGTCGCCCGGGCGATGCATCCCGACGACACCGTGCGCATCGCGCTGGTCGGCAAGTACACGTCGCTGCCCGATGCCTACCTCTCGGTGGTCGAGGCGCTCGGGCACGCGGGTGTGCACCACGGTGTCGACATCGACCTCTGCTGGGTTCCGTCGGACGAACTCATCGACCACGTGACGGCCGAGCGCATGCTGGCGAGCGCGCATGGTGTGCTCGTGCCCGGCGGGTTCGGCGTCCGCGGCATTGAGGGCAAGATCGCCGCTGCGCGGCTCACCCGCCAGCGCCACATCCCCTATCTGGGCATCTGCCTCGGCCTGCAGGTCGCTGTCGTCGAGTTCGCACGCCACGTGGTGGGCCTGCCCGAGGCCAACTCCAGCGAGTTCGAGCCCGAGACGCCCGATCCCGTCGTCCACCTGATGGCCGACCAGCACAGCGTCGTCGAGAAGGGCGGTACGATGCGGCTCGGCACATACCCGTGCAGGGTCATGCCCGGGACGCGGGCAGCCGCCGTCTACAACGAGCCGGTGGTCTACGAGCGCCACCGGCACCGGTGGGAGGTCAACAACCGCTACCGCACTCGGCTCGAGGCGGCCGGCATGCGCTTCTCGGGGCTGAGCCCGGACGGCCGGCTCGTCGAGATGATCGAACTGGACGACCACCCGTGGTTCGTCGGCTGCCAGTTCCACCCCGAGTTCCTGTCCCGTCCCGACCGTCCGCAGCCGCTGTTCGACGGCTTCGTGGCCGCGGCGCGCGAGCGCATGCTCGCCCAGGCCGGCCGCCTGCCCGACCCCGCGACGTTCCAGGAGATGGCGTCGTGA
- a CDS encoding segregation/condensation protein A, with protein MTVGDFEGPFDLLLKLIAQRRVDVYDVALADITDDYLAVVRRMDTLDLEATTEFLVIAATLVELKAARLLPTDDEPEIDELAMHARDLLYARLLDYQVYTEAASFLGGRMADQQGYVPRAVPLEQAFVGRVPPVELTTTPDDLAMLHGDLLARMAERDRAVDTSHLPLIPITVEQASRHLVDRLDSAGGRATFRALTRAYRTRVEVAVAFVAVLELYKNEHVEVEQSTHCGDMVIARTAHDLVAVTTGDTTVALRPMAVRAGR; from the coding sequence GTGACGGTCGGTGATTTCGAAGGACCCTTCGATCTCCTGCTCAAGCTGATCGCACAGCGCCGGGTCGACGTATACGACGTGGCGCTGGCTGACATCACCGACGACTACCTCGCCGTCGTGCGGAGGATGGACACCCTGGACCTCGAGGCCACCACCGAGTTCCTGGTCATCGCGGCGACCCTGGTCGAGCTGAAGGCCGCCCGGCTACTGCCGACCGACGACGAGCCCGAGATCGACGAGCTCGCCATGCACGCCCGCGACCTGCTGTACGCCCGCCTGCTGGACTACCAGGTGTACACCGAGGCCGCGTCGTTCCTGGGTGGACGCATGGCCGACCAGCAGGGCTACGTACCGCGGGCGGTGCCGCTGGAACAGGCCTTCGTCGGACGCGTCCCACCGGTCGAGCTGACGACGACGCCGGACGACCTCGCGATGCTCCACGGGGACCTGCTCGCCCGCATGGCCGAGCGTGACCGCGCCGTCGACACCTCGCACCTGCCACTGATCCCGATCACCGTCGAGCAGGCCTCGCGGCACCTCGTCGATCGCCTGGACAGCGCCGGCGGCCGCGCGACGTTCCGTGCGCTGACGCGCGCCTACCGGACCCGCGTCGAGGTGGCGGTCGCGTTCGTCGCCGTCCTCGAGCTGTACAAGAACGAGCACGTCGAGGTCGAGCAATCCACCCACTGCGGCGACATGGTCATCGCGCGCACGGCCCACGACCTGGTGGCCGTGACGACCGGCGACACGACGGTCGCGCTCCGGCCCATGGCGGTGCGGGCCGGTCGATGA
- a CDS encoding prephenate dehydrogenase, which yields MRVAIIGTGLIGTSLGLALQQVHEVDDVVGYDHDTDRLSTALQRGGLTEAALSAGEAVAGADVVVLAVPVSAVADVARTVAGFLRTGAIVTDVASVKTAVVSTLQHVLPDDVWLVGGHPMAGSHEAGPEHATAELFVGATYLLTPTTHTDPEAYRTLHRLVAGVGARPMAIDPVHHDRLVAVISHLPQLAATTLMNLATEQAQQQHAGLLLLAAGGFRDATRVAASNPKLWLDICAENRDAIVGVLDDYATRISKLRATVAAADDDQLHRVLADAQRARRSLPRKTVAGGALVELVLPIPDRPGVLAEVTTCVGATGVNIEDFSIDHAAEGGRGALRLIISGAGHAATAAAALKERSYEVRERLL from the coding sequence GTGCGTGTAGCGATCATCGGGACGGGCCTGATCGGCACGTCGCTCGGCCTCGCCCTGCAGCAGGTGCACGAGGTCGACGACGTCGTGGGCTACGACCACGACACCGACCGGCTGTCCACCGCGCTGCAGCGCGGCGGGTTGACCGAGGCCGCGTTGTCGGCCGGCGAGGCCGTGGCCGGCGCAGACGTCGTGGTGCTGGCGGTGCCGGTCTCGGCCGTGGCTGATGTCGCAAGGACGGTCGCTGGCTTCCTGCGCACCGGAGCGATCGTCACGGACGTGGCGAGCGTCAAGACGGCCGTGGTGTCCACGCTCCAGCACGTGCTGCCCGATGACGTCTGGTTGGTCGGCGGGCATCCGATGGCCGGTTCCCACGAGGCCGGCCCTGAGCACGCGACCGCGGAGTTGTTCGTCGGCGCCACCTACCTGCTGACGCCGACGACGCACACCGATCCGGAGGCCTACCGGACGTTGCACCGCCTGGTCGCGGGCGTCGGCGCGCGTCCCATGGCGATCGATCCGGTCCACCACGACCGCCTGGTCGCCGTGATCAGCCACCTGCCGCAGCTCGCCGCGACGACGCTGATGAACCTGGCCACCGAGCAGGCGCAGCAGCAGCACGCCGGACTGCTGCTGCTGGCCGCCGGCGGCTTCCGCGACGCCACGCGTGTCGCGGCCAGCAACCCCAAGCTGTGGCTGGACATCTGCGCCGAGAACCGCGACGCGATCGTCGGGGTGCTCGATGACTACGCGACCCGCATCTCGAAGCTGCGCGCCACGGTGGCCGCGGCGGACGATGACCAGCTGCACCGGGTGCTGGCCGACGCGCAACGTGCACGGCGGAGCCTCCCCCGGAAGACGGTCGCGGGTGGCGCCCTGGTCGAGCTGGTGCTGCCGATCCCGGACCGCCCCGGCGTGCTGGCCGAGGTCACGACCTGTGTCGGCGCGACCGGCGTCAACATCGAAGACTTCAGCATCGACCACGCCGCCGAGGGCGGCCGCGGCGCCCTGCGGCTGATCATCTCGGGCGCCGGGCACGCCGCGACGGCTGCTGCGGCGCTCAAGGAACGCAGCTACGAGGTCCGCGAGCGGCTGCTGTGA
- the cmk gene encoding (d)CMP kinase, with translation MSTVVAIDGPAGSGKSTVAAALARRLGVPHVDSGAYYRAATLAVLWAGADPRSEAEVLAVLDGVHITRRRDRTLLDGRDVEAEIRSDDVTAQVSAVAAHPDVRRRLVLLQRAAAAGEGAVVEGRDAASVIVPDARLKVWLTAPPAVRAARRAAQQGHDDAAVIERVTTQLLARDDADRHNTFLDADAVVVDTADLTVDAVVARIVDLVGPHDRS, from the coding sequence ATGAGCACGGTGGTCGCGATCGACGGGCCGGCCGGGTCGGGGAAGTCGACGGTCGCCGCCGCGCTCGCCCGGCGGCTCGGTGTCCCCCACGTCGACTCCGGCGCCTACTACCGGGCGGCGACGCTGGCGGTGCTGTGGGCGGGCGCCGACCCGCGCTCGGAGGCGGAGGTGCTCGCCGTGCTCGACGGCGTGCACATCACGCGACGGCGGGACCGGACGCTGCTCGACGGCCGGGACGTCGAAGCCGAGATCCGCTCGGACGACGTCACGGCGCAGGTGTCTGCGGTCGCCGCGCACCCGGATGTCCGACGCCGCCTGGTCCTGCTGCAGCGCGCGGCCGCTGCGGGGGAGGGGGCCGTGGTCGAGGGGCGTGACGCGGCATCGGTGATCGTCCCCGACGCCCGGCTCAAGGTGTGGCTCACCGCGCCGCCCGCGGTTCGCGCCGCGCGTCGGGCCGCCCAGCAGGGCCACGATGACGCCGCAGTGATCGAGCGCGTGACGACCCAGCTGCTCGCCCGCGACGATGCCGACAGGCACAACACGTTCCTCGACGCCGATGCCGTGGTGGTCGACACCGCCGACCTGACGGTCGATGCGGTCGTCGCTCGCATCGTCGATCTGGTGGGGCCACATGACCGGTCCTGA
- a CDS encoding pseudouridine synthase, which yields MSGPERVQKVLAAAGLGSRRQCEELIAAGKVTVNGRTARLGDRADPRADVLAVDGVQVRTDPQLVHYMLNKPRGVITTMNDPEGRPTVADYVAPPPRVFPVGRLDADTEGLLLLTNDGPLAQRLTHPSYEIPRTYVAQLRGAVRRQALRALTDGVVLSDGVAAAASVRTLASARDETLLELVVTEGRNRLVRRMLGVVGLTLVRLARVQVGPVRLGDMGQGRVRPLTDREVQDLYAAVRLGESEGVDPAVVDDHEDEEQ from the coding sequence ATGAGCGGGCCGGAGCGGGTGCAGAAGGTGCTGGCGGCGGCGGGACTCGGCAGCCGCCGGCAGTGCGAGGAACTGATCGCCGCCGGAAAGGTCACGGTCAACGGCCGGACCGCCCGGCTCGGCGATCGCGCGGACCCACGGGCCGATGTCCTCGCGGTCGACGGCGTGCAGGTCCGGACGGATCCCCAGCTCGTGCACTACATGCTCAACAAGCCCCGCGGCGTCATCACGACGATGAACGATCCGGAGGGCCGTCCGACTGTCGCCGACTACGTCGCGCCGCCGCCGCGGGTGTTCCCCGTGGGCCGGCTCGACGCCGACACTGAGGGGCTGCTGCTGCTGACCAACGACGGACCGCTGGCCCAGCGCCTGACGCATCCGAGCTATGAGATCCCCAGGACGTACGTGGCGCAGCTGCGCGGAGCCGTCCGGCGCCAGGCGCTGCGCGCGTTGACGGACGGGGTGGTGCTGTCCGACGGGGTGGCGGCCGCCGCGTCGGTGCGTACCCTGGCATCGGCCAGAGACGAGACGTTGCTCGAACTGGTGGTCACCGAGGGCCGGAACCGGCTGGTGCGGCGCATGCTCGGCGTCGTCGGGCTCACACTGGTTCGCCTCGCGCGGGTCCAGGTCGGTCCGGTCAGGCTCGGCGACATGGGCCAGGGACGTGTTCGGCCACTGACCGACCGCGAGGTGCAGGACCTCTACGCGGCGGTGCGGCTGGGAGAGAGCGAAGGCGTCGACCCGGCGGTGGTGGACGACCACGAGGACGAAGAGCAGTGA
- a CDS encoding TraR/DksA C4-type zinc finger protein, whose amino-acid sequence MDAHTQERLRTELDGSRQDLIVELKRLGADPESGNVRELGDVDDNFADSASATAERSEKLTLIEQATDRLADVERALERMDDGEYGICERCGREISTSRLEARPMSVLCVECASAS is encoded by the coding sequence ATGGACGCGCACACGCAGGAGAGGCTGCGCACCGAGCTCGATGGCAGCAGGCAGGACCTGATCGTCGAGCTGAAGCGCCTCGGCGCCGATCCCGAGAGCGGTAACGTACGCGAGCTCGGCGACGTCGACGACAACTTCGCGGACTCCGCCAGCGCGACGGCCGAGCGGTCCGAGAAGCTGACCCTGATCGAGCAGGCCACCGACCGGCTCGCCGACGTCGAGCGGGCGCTCGAGCGCATGGACGACGGGGAGTACGGCATCTGCGAACGGTGTGGCCGGGAGATCTCGACGTCGCGCCTGGAGGCGCGGCCGATGAGCGTGCTCTGTGTGGAGTGTGCATCCGCGTCATAG
- the aroH gene encoding chorismate mutase, with protein sequence MSTDIMRSTTDDVTAPHDRPRIAALRGATTLDADTRDQVLERTAELLGAMLERNGLVSADLISLIFTATEDVHSEFPAAAVREAGISDVPMLCARELPIDGPSNIPLCIRVLAHVQTDRARADLRHAYLHGARQLRSDLPE encoded by the coding sequence GTGAGCACCGACATCATGAGGTCCACCACCGACGACGTGACCGCGCCCCACGATCGGCCCCGGATCGCCGCGCTGCGCGGTGCGACGACGCTCGACGCCGACACCCGCGACCAGGTGCTGGAGCGCACCGCCGAGCTGCTCGGCGCCATGCTCGAGCGCAACGGACTGGTGTCGGCCGACCTGATCAGCCTGATCTTCACCGCGACCGAGGACGTGCACAGCGAGTTCCCCGCCGCCGCCGTGCGTGAGGCCGGCATCTCCGACGTGCCGATGTTGTGCGCGCGGGAGCTGCCGATCGACGGCCCCAGCAACATCCCGCTGTGCATCCGGGTCCTGGCGCACGTGCAGACCGACCGTGCACGCGCCGACCTTCGGCACGCGTACCTGCATGGTGCGCGCCAGCTGCGCAGCGATCTGCCCGAGTGA
- the xerD gene encoding site-specific tyrosine recombinase XerD codes for MAPRSHVDNELPQHGARFLDYLIVERGLSDHSLAAYRRDLRLYRTFLAQVGVTDVAKVDVATLRGLVPWLRTTPNARGSTYAPRSIARTVAAVRGFHRFLVAEGLTATDPASYLSAPRLPRNLPRALTMPQIEALLGAPSGDGPAVLRDRALLELLYSAGLRISELVALDVDDVDLTLRTVRCLGKGRKERIVPFGRPAARAVDALVTRGRPALHASGPWLLCNQRGGRLTRQGAWKIVKAHAEAVGLGEVVSPHTLRHSFATHLLDGGADVRVVQELLGHASVNTTQIYTQVSTTRLRSVYERAHPRATADGIA; via the coding sequence ATGGCACCGCGCAGCCACGTCGACAATGAGCTGCCGCAGCACGGGGCGCGGTTCCTCGACTACCTCATCGTCGAACGCGGCCTGTCCGACCACAGCCTGGCTGCGTACCGCCGCGATCTCCGCCTGTACCGGACGTTCCTCGCCCAGGTCGGCGTGACCGACGTCGCGAAGGTGGACGTTGCGACGCTGCGCGGGCTGGTCCCCTGGCTGCGTACGACGCCGAACGCGCGCGGCTCCACCTACGCGCCGCGGTCCATCGCCCGGACCGTGGCGGCGGTGCGCGGCTTCCACCGCTTCCTGGTGGCGGAGGGGCTCACCGCGACCGACCCCGCGAGCTACCTCAGCGCCCCACGGCTGCCCCGCAACCTGCCGCGGGCGCTGACCATGCCGCAGATCGAGGCGCTGCTGGGTGCGCCCTCGGGTGACGGTCCCGCGGTCCTGCGCGACCGCGCGTTGCTCGAGCTGCTGTACTCGGCGGGGCTGCGGATCTCCGAGCTCGTGGCGCTCGACGTCGACGACGTCGACCTGACGCTGCGCACCGTCAGGTGCCTCGGCAAGGGCCGCAAGGAGCGCATCGTGCCCTTCGGCCGTCCGGCGGCGCGGGCGGTCGACGCGCTGGTGACGCGGGGACGGCCGGCCCTGCACGCGAGTGGTCCCTGGCTGCTGTGCAACCAGCGCGGCGGACGGTTGACCAGGCAGGGTGCCTGGAAGATCGTCAAGGCACACGCGGAGGCGGTCGGCCTCGGCGAGGTCGTGTCGCCACATACACTGAGGCATTCGTTCGCCACGCACCTCCTCGACGGCGGTGCGGACGTGCGGGTCGTGCAGGAGTTGCTCGGACACGCAAGCGTGAACACGACCCAGATCTACACCCAGGTGTCGACGACCCGGCTGCGCAGCGTCTACGAACGCGCGCACCCCCGAGCGACGGCGGACGGCATCGCATGA